In a genomic window of Apteryx mantelli isolate bAptMan1 chromosome 2, bAptMan1.hap1, whole genome shotgun sequence:
- the FZD6 gene encoding frizzled-6 isoform X2 codes for MNLHCSPDVRTFLCKAFVPACLEQVHVIHPCRSLCEKVYSDCKQLIDTFGIIWPEELECNRLVNCDETAPATAAVTTNVHGTQKIPGQTRRDYGFWCPRHLHTSTGQGYKFLGIDQCAPPCPNMYFKNYELDVAKSFIGIVSIFCLCATLFTFLTFLIDVKRFRYPERPIIYYSVCYSIVSLMYFIGFLLGNRTACNKADDKLEIGETVVLGSQNKACTVLFMVLYFFTMAGTIWWVILTITWFLAAGRKWSCEAIAQKAMWFHAVAWGIPGFLTIMLLAMNKVEGDNISGVCFVGLYDLDASLYFVLLPLCLCVFVGLSLLLAGIISLNHVRQVIQHDGRNQEKLKKFMIRIGVFSGLYLVPLVALLGCYVYELVNRKIWETTWVFDHCNQYHIPCPYQAKALRRPEIFSFLMKYLLTLIVGISPVFWVGSKKTCSEWANFFNRNRKRDPISESRRVLQESCEFFLRHNSKVKHKKKHYKSSSHRLKVISKSMGTSTGGTTNHGTSAVAITNHDYLSQETVTEIKTSPETSEKEMEADGTSTQKVEEGEDLCGDQMLSSSKLTVEQVEKRGKADNICDMSSLSESMKRRGEGRITPKNDFIESPPLQGSSSQIPDVSQSGSMSLLVYSASDTRKELDSGNSLNP; via the exons ACTGGTCAACTGTGATGAGACTGCTCCTGCTACTGCTGCTGTAACCACAAATGTACATGGAACTCAGAAGATCCCAGGACAGACCCGAAGGGATTATGGGTTCTGGTGTCCACGGCACCTACACACTTCCACTGGACAAGGCTACAAGTTTCTAGGAATTGATCAGTGTGCACCCCCCTGTCCCAATATGTACTTCAAAAATTATGAATTGGATGTTGCAAAAAGCTTCATTGGAATAGTTTCAATTTTTTGTCTTTGTGCTACTCTTTTCACATTCCTGACTTTTCTGATCGATGTTAAAAGATTCAGATACCCAGAGAGACCAATCATATATTATTCAGTCTGTTATAGCATAGTGTCTCTTATGTACTTTATTGGATTTTTACTTGGAAATAGAACTGCCTGTAACAAGGCAGATGATAAGTTAGAAATTGGTGAAACGGTGGTTCTTGGCTCTCAAAACAAAGCCTGTACTGTCCTCTTcatggttttgtattttttcactaTGGCAGGAACTATATGGTGGGTGATTCTTACGATCACTTGGTTCCTtgcagcaggaagaaaatggAGTTGTGAAGCTATTGCACAGAAGGCCATGTGGTTCCATGCAGTTGCATGGGGGATACCTGGTTTTCTGACCATTATGCTTCTTGCAATGAACAAAGTCGAAGGGGACAATATCAGTGGAGTTTGTTTTGTGGGTCTCTATGATCTGGATGCGTCTCTGTACTTTGTGCTTTTGCCATTGTGCCTTTGTGTTTTTGTTGGTCTCTCTCTTCTTTTAGCTGGTATTATCTCTTTAAATCATGTGCGGCAAGTCATACAGCATGATGGCAGGAACCAAGAGAAGCTAAAGAAATTTATGATCCGAATTGGAGTTTTTAGTGGTTTATACTTGGTGCCACTTGTGGCACTTCTTGGATGTTATGTCTATGAACTGGTGAATCGGAAAATCTGGGAAACAACTTGGGTCTTCGACCACTGTAACCAGTATCATATTCCTTGTCCTTATCAG GCAAAGGCATTACGAAGACCAGAAATATTTTCGTTTCTGATGAAATATCTACTGACATTAATTGTTGGCATATCTCCAGTCTTTTGGGTGGGAAGTAAAAAGACCTGTTCTGAATGGGCCAATTTCTTCAACAGAAACCGCAAAAGAGa tcCAATCAGTGAGAGTCGAAGAGTACTGCAAGAATCATGTGAATTTTTCCTGAGGCACAATTCCAAAGTTAAGCATAAAAAGAAGCACTACAAATCTAGTTCGCACAGATTGAAAGTTATTTCTAAGTCAATGGGGACTAGTACAGGTGGCACAACAAATCATGGAACTTCTGCAGTAGCAATCACTAATCATGATTACTTAAGCCAGGAAACTGTTACAGAAATTAAAACATCTCCAGAAACATCTGAGAAAGAGATGGAGGCAGATGGAACATCAACCCAAAAAGTTGAGGAAGGTGAAGATTTGTGTGGAGATCAAATGTTATCTAGCTCTAAACTGACTGTGGAACAAGTGGAAAAAAGAGGCAAAGCAGATAATATATGTGATATGAGTAGCTTGTCTGAGAGCATGAAGAGAAGAGGTGAAGGAAG GATCACTCCTAAAAATGATTTTATTGAATCTCCTCCATTACAAGGCAGCAGTTCCCAAATACCTGATGTCTCACAGTCTGGTTCCATGTCACTACTTGTCTACTCCGCTTCAGACACCAGAAAAGAGTTGGATTCTGGAAACAGTTTAAACCCTTGA